A window from Citrus sinensis cultivar Valencia sweet orange chromosome 5, DVS_A1.0, whole genome shotgun sequence encodes these proteins:
- the LOC102626568 gene encoding shaggy-related protein kinase kappa, with translation MASASLGNGGVGSSRSVNGFKSSSSSVDWLGREMLEMRLRDQVDNDEDRDSEPDIIDGVGAETGHVIRTTIGGRNGNSKQKVSYIAEHVVGTGSFGVVFQAKCRETGEIVAIKKVLQDKRYKNRELQIMQMLDHPNIVALKHCFFSTTDKEELYLNLVLEYVPETVNRIARNYSRIHQRMPLIYVKLYTYQICRALAYIHNCIGICHRDIKPQNLLVNPHTHQLKLCDFGSAKVLVKGEPNVSYICSRYYRAPELIFGATEYTTAIDIWSTGCVMAELLLGQPLFPGESGVDQLVEIIKVLGTPTREEIKCMNPNYTEFKFPQIKPHPWHKVFQKRLPPEAVDLVCRFFQYSPNLRCTALEACVHPFFDELRDPNTRLPNGRPLPPLFNFKPPELSGIPPETINRLIPEHARKQNLFMALHS, from the exons ATGGCATCTGCCAGCCTAGGGAATGGGGGAGTGGGCAGTTCCAGGTCTGTTAACGGCTTCAAGAGTTCATCAAGTTCGGTTGACTGGTTGGGGAGAGAAATGCTTGAAATGAGATTGCGGGACCAGGTGGACAATGATGAAGACAGA GATAGTGAACCAGATATCATTGATGGTGTGGGTGCTGAAACTGGACACGTCATACGAACAACGATTGGTGGTCGAAATGGCAATTCTAAACAG AAAGTTAGTTATATAGCTGAGCATGTGGTTGGAACTGGTTCTTTTGGTGTTGTCTTTCAA GCAAAATGTAGAGAAACTGGAGAGATTGTTGCTATCAAGAAGGTTCTCCAAGACAAGCGCTATAAGAATAGGGAGTTACAGATTATGCAGATGTTGGACCATCCAAATATTGTTGCCCTTAAGCATTGTTTCTTTTCAACAACAGACAAGGAAGAGCTTTACTTGAATCTTGTGCTTGAATATGTTCCTGAAACCGTTAATCGAATTGCAAGGAACTACAGCAGAATCCACCAGCGGATGCCCTTAATATATGTTAAACTCTATACCTATCAG ATCTGTAGGGCACTTGCTTATATACATAATTGCATTGGTATTTGTCACCGTGACATCAAGCCTCAGAACTTACTG GTTAATCCGCATACACATCAGCTGAAACTTTGTGATTTTGGGAGTGCAAAAGTACTG GTAAAAGGAGAACCCAATGTTTCGTACATCTGTTCAAGATACTACCGTGCTCCAGAACTTATATTTGGTGCCACTGAGTATACTACTGCTATAGATATATGGTCTACGGGTTGTGTGATGGCTGAGTTGCTTCTTGGACAG CCTTTGTTTCCTGGTGAAAGTGGAGTTGACCAACTAGTTGAGATTATCAAG GTTTTGGGAACACCAACCCGAGAGGAGATAAAGTGCATGAATCCAAACTATACAGAATTTAAGTTCCCACAGATAAAGCCTCATCCGTGGCACAAG GTCTTCCAAAAGCGTTTACCCCCAGAAGCTGTGGACCTTGTCTGTAGATTTTTCCAGTACTCTCCCAACTTACGATGCACTGCT CTGGAAGCTTGTGTTCACCCTTTCTTTGATGAATTAAGGGACCCAAACACCCGCCTTCCTAATGGTCGCCCCCTTCCACCtctgtttaattttaaacctCCAG AGCTTTCGGGCATCCCACCTGAAACCATCAACAGACTCATCCCAGAGCACGCTCGTAAGCAGAACTTATTCATGGCTTTGCACTCTTAG